The Prochlorococcus sp. MIT 0801 genomic sequence CCATTGAAATGAGTCGATTTTTGATATGACTGAGCTTTTTGCTGGTCTTACTTCATGTTGAAAACCATAAGGGTCGGCTTTCTCGTAGCAATGTCCTTTTTCAGTCCTGATTTCATATTTGTATAAATCTCCCTCACTTAGACCAGGTATGAATAGTTCCCAAATTCCTCCTAGACGTTTTTGCATTGGGTGATGGCGTCCATCCCATGAATTGAGATCACCAATAACGGAAACACTCTTTGCATGAGGCGCCCATAAGCAAAACATAACTCCTTTCTTTTTATCTATTTCAGTGAGATGAGCACCCATTTTTCGCCATATGTGATGGTGATTTCCCTCCGCGAAAAGATGCCTATCAATTTCACCCATCCACTCTTTTCGGAAACTCCAAGGATCATGTTGAACATGTTCAATTCCTCCTCTATTTACTTTTATTTGATAGTCAGTACCTGGATCTTTTTCTAAAACCCCCTCAAATATCCATTCATGATTGGGATTTTGTAGCTTAATTTTAGTTTGTTGTGTTATCAGTTCAACTTGACTTGCCTCAGGCATCCATATTCGAATGATCCATTTATCTTTAAATGGTTGAGGGCCAAGAATTGAAAATGGACTTTCATGTCTGCATTCAGAAAGTCTTTGTCCGTCGTCTTTCAAAGAATCTAATAGAATAGAGACGGTCATGATTTATAGCTTAAATAGCTAGTAAGCTTAATCCTCTATAAGTAAATATTGAACCCTTAAGAGGAAATAAGTGATTCAAATTTAAGTTTTGAATTTAAAAGTAAGAGTGAAATTGTTGTCACTAGGCAGTTAGGGCTAGGTCCTTCGCACAAATATTTACTCTGACCAGGATTTATTCCAATTGCTGGCCATCCAGATCCTGAAATTGAAATTCTTAAACGATCCCCTTTCTTAAATGTGGCGAGAGTTGGTTGAAGTCTGATTTCTCTAGCACTTGTTATACCTTTATCGCAATTAGCAATTCTGAGTACACCCGTCGAAAGTTGAGTAACAGTATTCTCTACCGCTTTAGGAATTATTGATAATGCCACAAATAGATCAAAACTTTCCCTGTCACAGTTGGTTTCTAAAAAAAGAGTTGGAATACCCTCCAGCCTAAGATCTTTCAAAATAGGTTCTGATGTAAATACTGCGACATCAGATCGAATATCAAGTTCATATCTGTTCGCTTCACCGGCGGTATCACTGAGATGTCCTCCGATGGATGGGATTGGTCTCCATGGGTCGTGAACCAAATTCACTTCACTATCTGCTTCTAAATCAGAATTAGGGACTAGGCATCCTTCAAGGTGATTTATTGAGGCTAAACCTTCGCTACGAAGATTCCATGAAGGAGTTTTATTTTGAACCGACAGCTCCCAACTCTTAGTAGTTAGATTCCAAAGATTGATTTGAGGAAAATGAATCTCTTTGTTTTTTTCTTTTAAATGAGAATCAAAAAAATCTAATTGGGTGCGTTGTGCTCCTTCCCACCATTGAAGATGAGTAGCAGGACCAATTAGTAATTTGGGATCGCCTCCTGCCTTTTTTGATTTCTCAAAGATATCTAAAATTCCTTTTAAATGAGGATCCCACCAACCACCAATTAGAAGCAAAGGTTTTTTTAACCAGTTACTTAATGGCTCGTGGGTTTTCCATTGTGGAGTTTTGCTTGATGAAAGATTTAGCCATTTATATGCCATCCCTTCTGGGTCATTCTTTTTAAGTAACTCATGACCGTTATGTAAATATTTTTTCGATTCAAGATTTTCACGTATTTCATGCCAAGCTTTCCAATTTTTGTCTCTTTGTGCTTTTTGGGCGGCTAATTGCAAACCCCATCCAATACCCAAGTGCCACCAAAACGCTCCTCCTTCACAACTCCAATGTTCATTCTCTGAAAGACCCGTCATTGCAGGAATAATGCAATCAGGTGGAGGAGTACCTTTTTCCGCAAGGAGTTGTGTTAATCCTTGATATGAAAAACCGTATGTGCCTAGTAGACCATTGCATTCAGGCAAGGATCGTACCCAATTATGAGTTTGACTAGTATCTGAAGCTTCTTGGTTGAAACCTGAAAATTCCCCTTCAGACCCACCTTGACCCCGTACATCTTGTATGACAACTACATAGCCCTTGCTAGCCCACCAAGATGGATGAGCGTATGTAATTGTAGAAGCAATTTCTCTTCCATATGGCTGGCGCATAAGCAAGACAGGCCAAGGCCCATTCCCCTGAGGGGACCAGATTCGGGATTTGAGTAATGTACCGTCTCTAAGTTGTAAGTCTTCGTCTCTGTATGTTATTGAATTCATTATCTCTTTAAAAAGTTTCTGGGCAATAAAGACCTCTTACGTACATAGAAAGGATCTCAGCATCAACTTCGTTTATGTTTTTTTGAATTGAGATTTTCTCAATAGATTTTTGTGAACTGGCTGAGATGTTTTCTTTATTGAGTTTTCTAAAACTTTCACAAATAGACTTCGCTTCATCAGGATTCCTTTTTACACCTTCAAGAAGTCTTGATTGAGCCATTACACCTTGACTGATTCCAAATGATGTAAATATTAAAGTGATTAGTAAACCATTCATTTCTTTTAGTTTACCAAGTTTCTCTTAAATTAATTATATTCTATTACCTAATAGCTCTTGGGTAAATCTAATAATGTTTTTTTCGCTTTCTCTATTAAAAAATGTGCTTTTTTTAGATCTATTATTGGTATTCTTCCTGTTCGAAGAATTCTTTCAAAGCGACCAGTCTTTTGAACTAGCTCTTGAGGTGTAAGTCGTGAAATGGCCTTATTAGAAATTAATCCTGAGTGCATCAATAAGGCAGCTTCGTTAAGTTGAATATCTAAAGTACATATAAAATATGCTATGCATTTAAGTCTTTTTAGATTGCGAACACTTCCCAGGCTTCCATAAATTAGATGATTTATTTCTTCATCACTAATAGATAATAAAGAATCCCATGTTTTTATATTATTTGATATGAGTATTTTTTCTTCTTGATAAAAGTTTTTAGGAAGATCTTTCAATAATGACTTATTATTCATCAGTTTCTAATGAGGAAATTTCTTCAATATCAGCATCATTTGATAAATATTCACTTGCAGAATAATTCCTGTCTGGTAATTCTATTATCTTTGATTCTTTTAAATCTTTTATTAATTCACCTAGAATAATTGGTTTACTTATTCCATCACCATCGGATTCTATTTTTCTTAGCCTAACTTTGACCTGAGCGCCATTTCTTCCTCCTCCTTTCAAATTTCCGGCTATTTGTAACAATGTTGGTTTTATTGCTTCTTTAGGGAAATCATTTGATGCTTGAGCAACAACTAAATCAAATCCATTGTCATAAACGATAGGAGCATATTTGTACCCTTCTACATTATAAGGAGGAGTATAACTTTGCTCAAAGGCCCAGCAACTAGCAGATAGTAAAAGTGTGAAAATTGTTGTACCAGTGAGTCGGAATTTAATTCCCCAGTTAAATAAATAAGCCAAAATGGTCAAGACGCCAAGTCCTGAACCTCCCCAGGCTAGCCATTTCGAAACATCTTGGATAACTTCACTAATAGACATAGGCTGGTTTCTCCTGAATTGATTCTTTATAGTTTGTTAGCTCCCCCAAGTTTGAGATTAATGTTTCATGGGAGATGAGTGGAGTTCTAAAAGATTAAAGCGATGGGGACTTGCTGGAACCTTTGCTGCGTTGGGTGGTGTTTTGATTTGGAGTGGCGCAGATCTCCTAGTAGGTAGAACTATAAGCCGTTTTTCTCCACAAATAGAAAAAACATTATCTTATTCATTAGGTCATCCTTTAAAAATAGGTTCATACAGGGGCCTTAGACCATGGGGAGTTGAGTTGGGGCCAACAAGACTCCTTCCAATTATTAAAGATACTTCTTCAGTTAATATTTCAAATTTAACAATTAAATTTGCTCCTTTTGCAAGTTTATTTAATTGGAAACCAGTTGCAATAGTTACTCCAAAAGGAACAGAAATTATATTAAATAAAAATGATACTGGTTCTTTTTGGGTTGTTCCCCAGAATGATAATCCTAAAAAAATCAACCTCCAACTAAAATTTAATTTAAAAGAACCAACCAAAATCGTATTTAATCCTGGAGATACGACATTATTAGCGAAAGGTAAGCTATCTCTAAATCTTGGTGAGAAGAAAATTATTGGTGCGATTAATCTAGACTCCAAAAAACAAGGAAGCCTCTATCTTGCAGGGAAGGGTTATTGGGATGGAATCGAATTTCAAACTAAAGTAAAGGTTAATAAACTTAGTCTTGGTATCTTTGAGAGAATTTTAGGAGATAATTCTAATATTACTACAAGAGGAAATATAAATGGAAGTCTAAAATTGGGCGTTAAGAAAGGCTTGATAAGGTGTAAGGGTGGGTTATTGCTTGATAATTTAACTCTGAGGGGAGGACCTCTAAGTGATACCTTGTCTACAAAAAGTTCAAAAATAAAATGTGATAATAATAAGCTTAAGTTGATTAATTCTAACTGGAATTATGGATATTTGGATATATCTAATTCCTCTGAAATACCATTTTATAAAAAAGATAAAACTTATATAAGTTCTGTAAATACTATTAAGATTAAAGATTTTGACCATAAACCACTTTCTTTGAAAATCAAATTACCAATTTCAGTAGTTAATAGACAATTTATTCCTGGAGACCTTAACGCTAATTTTAATTTGGAATCTTTTCCTTTAGGTGCTTTAAACCCAATACTAAATGTATCATTATCGGGGAAATTAAATACAAAAGGTAATTTTAAGGGGCCTTTATCCTCTCTGAAATCTACTATTAACCTCGCCCTCGATAATCCACAATTTAATGGTATTCGATTAAGGGAAAAATGGAGAGGTTCTTTTATTCGAATTCCAAGTGAAAAGAAATGGGGTAGTTTGAGAATGAAATCAGAAGGTTCTTCTACCCCAGGTAATCTTCAAATTAACTTTGCTAAGAATGGAGATTTTAATGATTTAAACCTAAATAGATTAGGAGGTGAAATAAGTCTAAATCCTAAATCAAATGCTTTTAAATGGGATGCTAATAAATTCAGATTAGATCGAGTAGAAGTGGCTTTCCCGCCAGAGAAAAGTTTTAAACGAATCTTCGGGGAAGTTACAGGTAATGGAATATTTTCTCTTGATCCGTTATTTCTTAATGGTGATTTGAATTTAGATTATTTTAGATTGTTAGGTTTTAAATTAAAAAATGCAAGTATTAAAGGTCAAATTAAAAATTCAGAAACTAAATTAAAAGGTGAATTAATACCATCTGAAAAAGGAAAGATTAAATTTGATATTAATAATGGGTCCGAATTTTCTTTGTTGGCTCAATTGAAGGACGTAAGCTCTAGTTGGATTACTGCTACAGCTTTAGAGTTTCCTAAATTAGGATTGAAGTATTCAGATGCAATTGGGAAGGCTGGAGATCTAGAAAAATTTATAATTGGTTATCCAATTAGTTCTATAGATAGTCAGTTCGAAGCTTTAACTAGGTCTCAGGATTCATATAGAGAAGAGATTTCTAAGGTAAATAATGAAAGCATTATTAATCCTTATGATCTTAATGGGGATATTAATGCTGATATTAAATTAAGTGGTCCAAGCCTATCTGATTTAAATTTAGAAGCAAAAGCTTTTGGTAAGGTTTGGACTAACAAATTGAAGATTATAAACTCTAATAAAATAAAACCCTTTAAAGCAACTTTTAATGGGAACCTAGCTTCAGGTATGGGTGATTTTTCTTTACTTAATTTTAATTTCTCATTATTAACTTTAGTTGCACCAATACCTTCAGCAGTTGATGGGTATTTTGGTTTAAAGGGTAAATATAGTTTAGCTAATTCAACTCCACGAGTTACAGCAGATTTAATTATTAAAGATACCGTAATTTATAACAGAAATATTATTTTAGATACTGGAAATATTTTATTTAAAGATAATAATCTCGAATTTGATATCACTCTAAGGGATAAATTTTCGGCAAATCCTGTTAAATTAGGTGGAACCTACCCATTAATAAGTTCCTACCCTATTGATCTAAAGATCGAAAGTCATGGAGATGGGTTAGCGTTTTTGACTGGTCTAACTAAAGGGAATGTCTCTTGGGCCTCAGGGACAGCTGATCTAAGCTTGTTGATTAGAGGAACTCCTGCAAAACCGGTTGCTAATGGTTTTTTGGTTTTAAAAAACAGTGAGCTACTTTTTCAAGATAAAGAAATTAATAATTTGAATAGCACAATAGTTTTTGATTTTAATCGACTTGAAATCCGTAATCTCAACGCAAATATGGGAGCAAGCGGTACTATTCGCAGTCAAGGTGGAATTTCGTTATTTGATTCTCAATTAAGTGAAAGCGAGCCATTGGCTCTTTCTATAGAAAAAACACGTATTAAGACGGCATTTACTGACATCAGAGCTTCATCTAACCTTGTTGTTAAGGGTTCTATTTTGAAACCTCAATTATCAGGTGAAGTCTTTATTTCAGAAGGTTCGATTTTTGCTAAAAGGGCTAATAATCCAAGTAAGACTACATCTGAAAAAACGGATCGTTATCAAGATTCTAAGGTGAAAAAAATTCGTAGTTTACCAGAACAAAACTGGAACCAGAGAGAACCTCTGGTTTTATTTATTCAAGATAAAGATGCACCTGCAAGTCGAATAGTTAGTGGTGGTTTCCCTAATGGATTTGAATCACTAACCTTTGACAATTTAAAGCTCGCACTTGGCCCTTCATTGCGATTAGTTTCTCAACCCTTGGCAAGCTTTGAAACAAATGGATTCCTTCTCTTGAATGGCGCATTTGACGAGACTCTTGATGTTAGTGGAGTTATTAAACTTGACAGTGGTTACGTTAATCTCTTTACGACTACTTTTAATTTAGATCAAAGTGAACCTAATGTAGCCGTATTTGTACCATCTATGGGCTTGGTTCCATATGTTGATGTGACTCTGAATAGCCGCGTTCCAGATAATGTTAGAGACGTAAGTAATTTTTCCTCTAATGGCTTGGCATCATTTGGTATTGGAGGATCTCGTTTCGTAAACGTCGAAGTGACGGCTTCTGGACCTGCAGATCGCATTAGTGAAAATTTTCAATTCAGAAGTACTCCATCTTTGGGAAGAAGTGAGTTGATAGGACTATTAGGCGGTAATTCTCTTGCAAATCTAATAAGTAGTGGAGGCAATGGTGATGTGCTTGCGAGCTTTTTGAATAGATCTTTTGCTTCGTATCTTCAAGGCAATATCAATGGTTTTTTAAGTGATAGACTTCAAATATCATTGTATCCAGCATATATAAATGGATCAGATTCAGAGGATGATAATAGCGATAGTAGTTCTTCAAATACTGATCAGGAAGACGCTGCTTTGACAGGTCAACAGGCATGGGTGACAGAAATAGGAGTTGACCTTAACGATAAAATTAATCTCTCAGTTCAGGCTGCTCCTAACCGAAAGGATATTCCACCGAAAGGAAATATTACTTTTCAAATGAATCCCAACGTAGGTCTACTGGGCTCGTTTGATAAAAATGGGAATTGGCAAAGTCAGCTCCAGCTTTATTTTAGATATTAAATAAATGAATAGTTTGAAAAAATGACCTACTTAACAAATGCTCAGGTAGATAGATTTTTATCTTCTTTTATTGCTTGATTAGCCATTAAAGGAATATTTTAAAGATAGTGAAAAATTATCTTTGATTAAATAGTTGATCTAAATCAAATGAGTACAAACTTTTCAGTTCCTGATCCTACGCCCCAGCTAATAAAAGTAGCAGAGAGTGCAAAAGAGGCTTCTATTTCGCTTGGTCAATCCACAAATAAACAACGTTGTGATGCTTTGACTGAAATGGCAAATGCTTTGAATGATAAAGCTGATGATATATTAAAAGCAAATGTTCAAGATCTTGAAAGATCAGAAAAAGAAGGGTTGAATAAATCGCTTTTATCAAGACTTCAGCTAACAAAAACTAAACTCAAAGGATGCATTGACGGAGTCCTCAAAGTTTCAAATCTTGCAGATCCAATAGGTAAAAGACAACTTCATAGGGAATTGGATGAAAACCTTATTCTTGAGAGAGTGACAGTTCCATTAGGAGTCTTAGGAGTGATATTTGAGTCGAGACCAGATGCATTGATACAAATAGCTTCTCTTGCTGTTCGTTCTGGTAATGGAGCTTTATTAAAAGGAGGAAGTGAAGCAAAAGCCACAAATCAAGCAATAATGGATTCTCTTGATAAGGGGTTAAGAAAATCAAATGTGGGTTCAGGAGCGTTGTCTTTACTTACTACACGTCAAGAAAGTTTAGGCTTACTTCGTTTAGATAGGTTTGTGAATTTGATCATACCTAGAGGTAGCAATGAGTTGGTTCAATTTATTCAAGAAAATACTCGTATTCCTGTCTTAGGGCACGCTGATGGAATTTGCCATTTATATATAGATAATTCTGTAGATATTGATAAGGCCATAAGCATAGCTTTAGATAGTAAGATTCAATATCCTGCTGCTTGTAACGCAATTGAGACATTATTAATTCATGAAGATGTAGCTGAGATGTTTTTGAAAAAAGGCTTGCCAATTTTTTCTAATGAAGGAGTTACTCTTAAGGGAGATACAAAGAGTCAAGCTTTAGGGGTGAAAAATAAGGCTGATGAAGCAGACTGGTCTAAAGAATATCTTGATTTAATTCTTTCAATAAAAATTGTTCGTAATGTGAACGAAGCTATTGAACATATTCGTAAGTATAGCTCTCGTCATACTGAGGCGATAGTTACTGATGACAAGGTGGTTGCTGAAAAATTTTTAGGTTCGGTTGATAGTGCAGGCGTTTACCATAATTGTTCTACTCGTTTTGCTGATGGTTTCAGATATGGATTTGGAGCTGAAGTTGGTATAAGCACTCAGACTCTTCCACCAAGGGGACCAGTTGGATTGGAAGGCTTAGTTACCTATCGATATTATCTCAGAGGTGAAGGTGATCTCGTTAAGGATTTCGCTTCTGGAGATAGAAGTTTTTCTCATATTGATCTACCATTATGAGTCAATTTCATAATTTAAGCGCAATTCATATCAAAGATATAAATCTGTGGGCCCATGTAGGTGTTCTAGAAAGTGAGCGAATACATGGTCAAAGCTTTCTTCTTGACCTTAGCTTTTGGTTGGATTTGGATGAGTCATCCAAACTTGATCAATTAGATAAATCAATAGACTATAGCGAAGCAATTAAAGAAGTAAAAAAACTTTCATTTGAAATCAAATGCTTAACGATTGAATATTTTAGTGATCAAATTTTGAATCTTATTGAGTCTCTATATGGTCCAGTTCCAATTCATATTCTGCTGACAAAATGCTCGCCACCAATACATGGATTTACTGGAAGTGTTCTAATCGAAAAAAAAAGGAATTTCTTATTTCCTATTAATTAATTGGATATAAACAAAAGACCAATCTTTCTTGTTCATGGTTTGTGGAACAATCCTAAATTATTTGAAAAATTAATTAGAAAAATAAATGAAGATGATTATGAATTGTATAGACCACATTTGCCACACAAGTATGGAAAAACTTCTCTTAAGCGTTTAGCTCTGGATCTTGATTCTAAGATTGAAGAATTAGTGGGTCCTGAAATCGAAATTGATATTGTTGGTTTTTCAATGGGTGGATTAATTAGCCGGTTTTGGTTGCAAAATCATGATGGCTTTTTAAGAACTAAACGTTTTTTTAGTATTGGTACACCTCATTTTGGTACTTACACCGCTCAAATGATCCCTTCATTTTTGATGCCAGGTATTGCTGAAATGAAAAGAGGTAGTCGTTTATTATCTCTATTAAATAATGACTTGACTTCCTTAGAAAAGGTTGAATGCACTAGCTTTTTTACAAAATGGGATTT encodes the following:
- a CDS encoding DUF4332 domain-containing protein, with product MNNKSLLKDLPKNFYQEEKILISNNIKTWDSLLSISDEEINHLIYGSLGSVRNLKRLKCIAYFICTLDIQLNEAALLMHSGLISNKAISRLTPQELVQKTGRFERILRTGRIPIIDLKKAHFLIEKAKKTLLDLPKSY
- a CDS encoding glutamate-5-semialdehyde dehydrogenase, whose product is MSTNFSVPDPTPQLIKVAESAKEASISLGQSTNKQRCDALTEMANALNDKADDILKANVQDLERSEKEGLNKSLLSRLQLTKTKLKGCIDGVLKVSNLADPIGKRQLHRELDENLILERVTVPLGVLGVIFESRPDALIQIASLAVRSGNGALLKGGSEAKATNQAIMDSLDKGLRKSNVGSGALSLLTTRQESLGLLRLDRFVNLIIPRGSNELVQFIQENTRIPVLGHADGICHLYIDNSVDIDKAISIALDSKIQYPAACNAIETLLIHEDVAEMFLKKGLPIFSNEGVTLKGDTKSQALGVKNKADEADWSKEYLDLILSIKIVRNVNEAIEHIRKYSSRHTEAIVTDDKVVAEKFLGSVDSAGVYHNCSTRFADGFRYGFGAEVGISTQTLPPRGPVGLEGLVTYRYYLRGEGDLVKDFASGDRSFSHIDLPL
- a CDS encoding triacylglycerol lipase, translating into MDINKRPIFLVHGLWNNPKLFEKLIRKINEDDYELYRPHLPHKYGKTSLKRLALDLDSKIEELVGPEIEIDIVGFSMGGLISRFWLQNHDGFLRTKRFFSIGTPHFGTYTAQMIPSFLMPGIAEMKRGSRLLSLLNNDLTSLEKVECTSFFTKWDLMSFPGWQAKLSIGDSYHLPVLTHKELITNSSSLDILVEKIFKNI
- a CDS encoding translocation/assembly module TamB, with the translated sequence MGDEWSSKRLKRWGLAGTFAALGGVLIWSGADLLVGRTISRFSPQIEKTLSYSLGHPLKIGSYRGLRPWGVELGPTRLLPIIKDTSSVNISNLTIKFAPFASLFNWKPVAIVTPKGTEIILNKNDTGSFWVVPQNDNPKKINLQLKFNLKEPTKIVFNPGDTTLLAKGKLSLNLGEKKIIGAINLDSKKQGSLYLAGKGYWDGIEFQTKVKVNKLSLGIFERILGDNSNITTRGNINGSLKLGVKKGLIRCKGGLLLDNLTLRGGPLSDTLSTKSSKIKCDNNKLKLINSNWNYGYLDISNSSEIPFYKKDKTYISSVNTIKIKDFDHKPLSLKIKLPISVVNRQFIPGDLNANFNLESFPLGALNPILNVSLSGKLNTKGNFKGPLSSLKSTINLALDNPQFNGIRLREKWRGSFIRIPSEKKWGSLRMKSEGSSTPGNLQINFAKNGDFNDLNLNRLGGEISLNPKSNAFKWDANKFRLDRVEVAFPPEKSFKRIFGEVTGNGIFSLDPLFLNGDLNLDYFRLLGFKLKNASIKGQIKNSETKLKGELIPSEKGKIKFDINNGSEFSLLAQLKDVSSSWITATALEFPKLGLKYSDAIGKAGDLEKFIIGYPISSIDSQFEALTRSQDSYREEISKVNNESIINPYDLNGDINADIKLSGPSLSDLNLEAKAFGKVWTNKLKIINSNKIKPFKATFNGNLASGMGDFSLLNFNFSLLTLVAPIPSAVDGYFGLKGKYSLANSTPRVTADLIIKDTVIYNRNIILDTGNILFKDNNLEFDITLRDKFSANPVKLGGTYPLISSYPIDLKIESHGDGLAFLTGLTKGNVSWASGTADLSLLIRGTPAKPVANGFLVLKNSELLFQDKEINNLNSTIVFDFNRLEIRNLNANMGASGTIRSQGGISLFDSQLSESEPLALSIEKTRIKTAFTDIRASSNLVVKGSILKPQLSGEVFISEGSIFAKRANNPSKTTSEKTDRYQDSKVKKIRSLPEQNWNQREPLVLFIQDKDAPASRIVSGGFPNGFESLTFDNLKLALGPSLRLVSQPLASFETNGFLLLNGAFDETLDVSGVIKLDSGYVNLFTTTFNLDQSEPNVAVFVPSMGLVPYVDVTLNSRVPDNVRDVSNFSSNGLASFGIGGSRFVNVEVTASGPADRISENFQFRSTPSLGRSELIGLLGGNSLANLISSGGNGDVLASFLNRSFASYLQGNINGFLSDRLQISLYPAYINGSDSEDDNSDSSSSNTDQEDAALTGQQAWVTEIGVDLNDKINLSVQAAPNRKDIPPKGNITFQMNPNVGLLGSFDKNGNWQSQLQLYFRY
- a CDS encoding CocE/NonD family hydrolase — protein: MNSITYRDEDLQLRDGTLLKSRIWSPQGNGPWPVLLMRQPYGREIASTITYAHPSWWASKGYVVVIQDVRGQGGSEGEFSGFNQEASDTSQTHNWVRSLPECNGLLGTYGFSYQGLTQLLAEKGTPPPDCIIPAMTGLSENEHWSCEGGAFWWHLGIGWGLQLAAQKAQRDKNWKAWHEIRENLESKKYLHNGHELLKKNDPEGMAYKWLNLSSSKTPQWKTHEPLSNWLKKPLLLIGGWWDPHLKGILDIFEKSKKAGGDPKLLIGPATHLQWWEGAQRTQLDFFDSHLKEKNKEIHFPQINLWNLTTKSWELSVQNKTPSWNLRSEGLASINHLEGCLVPNSDLEADSEVNLVHDPWRPIPSIGGHLSDTAGEANRYELDIRSDVAVFTSEPILKDLRLEGIPTLFLETNCDRESFDLFVALSIIPKAVENTVTQLSTGVLRIANCDKGITSAREIRLQPTLATFKKGDRLRISISGSGWPAIGINPGQSKYLCEGPSPNCLVTTISLLLLNSKLKFESLISS
- a CDS encoding dihydroneopterin aldolase; translated protein: MSQFHNLSAIHIKDINLWAHVGVLESERIHGQSFLLDLSFWLDLDESSKLDQLDKSIDYSEAIKEVKKLSFEIKCLTIEYFSDQILNLIESLYGPVPIHILLTKCSPPIHGFTGSVLIEKKRNFLFPIN
- a CDS encoding Ycf51 family protein; this encodes MSISEVIQDVSKWLAWGGSGLGVLTILAYLFNWGIKFRLTGTTIFTLLLSASCWAFEQSYTPPYNVEGYKYAPIVYDNGFDLVVAQASNDFPKEAIKPTLLQIAGNLKGGGRNGAQVKVRLRKIESDGDGISKPIILGELIKDLKESKIIELPDRNYSASEYLSNDADIEEISSLETDE